Part of the Candidatus Binatia bacterium genome is shown below.
AGAGGAGCTTCAGCAGCGTCGTCTTGCCGGCGCCGCTGGGGCCGTTGATAAATACGAACTCACCTTTTGTAATCTCCAGGTCGATATCGACGAGCGCGGGATAATTGGGCGGGTAGATCTTCGAGACGCGAAACAGACGGATCATTCAATCTGCCAGCGCGGCCCGGGGGAAATAGGGCAAAAATGCCTTGACACCCCCCTGAGCGACTGTTAGATTCGTTGAAAACAATGGGATAAGTGTTGCTTATCTTAGGTTATGTCCATCCAACTTACAAGCGTCCGGCAGAATCCTCAGCCAAAAATGAATCCCGCCCAAGATCGCGTCATCGATAAGCTCAGGATCGTTCTGATCAAGCCCTCCAAGTACGACGACGACGGCTACGTCATTCGCTTCTGGCGCGGGGTTCTCCCCAGCAATACCCTCAACGTTCTCCACGGGTTGACCGAAGACGTGAAGCAGCGCCGGGCTCTCGGTGACATCGACCTCGAAGTCGTGACGTTCGACGAGACGGCGGAAAAATTGCCGGTCAAAAAAATCATTCGCTGGAGCCGCCGCACCGGCACCAAGCTGCTCGTCTGCCTCGTCGGCGTCCAGACCAACCAGTTTCCGCGCGCCTTCGACCTGGCCAAGCGGTTCCGCGCGCACGGCATCGACGTCATGATGGGCGGCTTTCATACCAGCGGGACCGTCTCGATGCTGGGCGATCAGGAGCCCGATATTCAGGAGCTTTTCCGCGAGGGTATCACCGCAATTTCCGGCGAGGTGGAAGGAAAATGGGAGGGTATCCTCGCCGATTGCCTCGCCGGCCAACTGAAGCCCCTCTACCATTACGCCGGGGACCTGCAAAACCTCGTGGACATCGGCGACGCGCCGCTGCCGGTGACGAGTCCGAAGACGATGAAGCACTTCGCCCAGCCGGCCTTCGGCACGGCGGACACCTCGAGAGGCTGTCCCTTCGCCTGCTCGTTCTGCACGATCATCAACGTCCAGGGGCGCAAGATGCGCGAGCGCAGCCCGGAGAGCATCGCCGCGATGGCGCGGAGAAATTATCACGAGCACGGTGTGACTTTTTACTTCTTTACCGACGACAACTTCGCGCGCAAGAAACTCTGGCGCGAAACCTTTGAGGCGATCATCAAGCTCCGGGAAGAAGGTATCAAGATCTCCTTCATGATGCAGGTGGACCTCGCCAAGAAGCCCAAGGACTTCGTTGCGCTCGCCGCCAAGGCGGGCTGCTCGCAGGTCTTTATCGGCATGGAGAGCGTCAATCCGGAGAATCTCAAGGCCGAAGGCAAGGCGCAAAACAAAGTCGAAGAGTACCAGGGCATCATCAAGGAATGGCACGACGCCGGCATCGTGGTTCATACCGGCTACATCATCGGCCTTCCCTGGGACACGAAGGAAGGCGTGAAGCGCGACGCCGAGTATTTGATGAACGTGATCCAGCCGGATCAGGCTTCATTCTTCATGCTGACGCCGCTGCCGGGCTCGCAAGACCACAAAGAGATGAAGCAGCGCGGCGAGTGGATGGACCCGGATTTCAACAAACGCGACTCCTTTCACGCCACCATTCATCATCCGCACATGAACGCGGAGGAATGGACGCGGGCCTACGAGGACGCCTGGAAAGCGTTCTACAGCAAGGAGAACATGATTCGCGTTCTCTCCCGCTGGAGCCACAAGCCCAGGGCCTACTGGAACCTCATGTCGGTCTTCTTCTGGTACAAGAACGCGGCGTTGATCGAAAAGGAGCACCCGATGATCGCGGGCTTTTTCCGGCTAAAAGACCGGACCGCGCGCCGTCCCGGATTTGCCGTCGATCCTCTGCCGGTCCACATGTGGAAGCGCTCCAAAGAAATCGCCCGTCTTTTCATCTCGTGGGCCAAGTTTTTCAAAGAGATGGAAGAAGTCTGGCTCCAGACGCGGAAAAAAAGCGACCGGGAAGAGCGCTGGCTGGAAGAGATTCAGAGGATTCAGGGCGAGATCTGGCAGTCGCTCAAGATCGCCGAATGGCAACAAACCTACAACAATGCCAAGGCGGCGCTGCCCGCCAAGGCCAAAGCCCTGCTCGACCCGTTTGAAGAATTGTCCTCGAAGGTCCTGGTCAGCCGTGACGACTTGAATTCATTCCTGCGGAAGTGGGCGAGGCTACCGAAGCGCCTGCAAAAATTGCGCAACCGTGTTGGGTACGACGGCGAAGCCGCGCGCCGGCTGGAAGAAATGTCGCGCATCCACAATACCGCGTGGGCGGGAAGAAAAATTCAGGAATGGCAGGAGGCTTACACGCGCCTGCGAAAAGTTCTCCCGTCCAAATTCAGCCTGCCGCAAATGAAGTTCGATGCCTTTACCAACCGCGCCTTTTATTCCCGCCAGGACCTGCAGAAGTTTTGGGCCGCGAACGTGGACCATCTGAAAGGCATGCGGCTCTGGAAGGTCCGCCCGTGGAAGCTGGTAAAATATCTCGCCAAAGATTTTTTCATTAGCACGTCCTTCGCCTCATCCTTCAAGTCCGCCACCCGGTCGCAATACTAATTTCCTCCGTTTTAATTTCCTTCTCTCTTAGAGATTTATTCAGCCGTGACTGTAGGGTTGGGCTGTGATAATATGTGCTAGGAGTTGATGGAAGGTTGTATGGCCCGACCAGATTTACTGAAAAAATTAAAGGAACTGACGCCGGCCGAACGGCTCAGCGTTGCGGAGGCTGCTTTGCGTCTCGTTCGGGAAGATCTTCGGAAAACAACTCGCCCGGCAAAAGAAAAGAACCTCGCTAAGGCGGCAAAGGCTCTACTACCGGACTATAAGTCTAAGGGCGAGCTCACTGTCTTTACTGCGCTTGATGGCGAGGATTTTTGTGAAAAGGAAGTGAAATCTGGCTAATCAATTTGGACCCGACGATTGGCGCCGAGATCAAGAAAACCCGCCCGGCAGTCATCGTCAGCGATGACGCGATTGGAATCCTGCCGCTCAAAGTAATTGTCCCGATTACCGAATGGAAAGAACGCTATGCCGTGGCGCCTTGGATAGTCCGATTAGATCCCGACGGACAAAATGGGCTACAGAAGCCTTCTGCCGCCGACACATTTCAAGTCCGCTCGTTAGCCCAGGAAAGATTTGTGCGACGACTTGGAAAGCTCCCGGACCGTGTAATGGATTCAATCGCAAAAGCTCTCGCTGTAGTATTAAGCTTTGATATTTAAACGCATGCGCCTCGTGCAAAGTCCGACCGTGGAAGCTGTTAGATTCGAACACCGGCTTACCGAAGAAGTAGATAAAGTTAGCCATGAAATCACTAAGTTTAAAGCCGACCTCATTCGCTGGATGTTCATCTTCTGGGTCGGTCAGATCGGCGTAATCACCGGAATCCTGTTCGCGTTCTTCAAACGATAAGTCTTTCAGTCTTCTCCCTCAGCGCCTCCGCGGTGAGATACGAATTCCTTTTCACCACTGAGACACCGCGCGGCTACGCCGCAACCAAAGTAGAAACAGACATTTCACCACGAAGGTCTTAGCACACGAAATTTCTTCCCCTTGGCGTCCTTTGCGCCTTTGCGCGAGATAACGCATTTCGGTCCTTCTCTGTTATCGCGCCAAGATGCCAAGCTCGTAAAGTTTTACTTTCAGGCATAGTATTACGAAAGTCAAAAGTTATAAAGTTTACGAATCCTTCGTGGCCTTCGTGCGCTTCGTGGTGAGATCGTATTTTCTTGTCGATCCGGCAACTGAGGATTGGTGCGCAAGAAAATTTGCGCAAACCGCGAAAACTCTCAGGCATAGTATTACAAAGTCCGCAGGAGGGTTTGTTTTATTCCTGATCTCCGCGCCCTCAGCGCCTCCGCGGTGAAAATTCCTTGATTTTACTCTGTGCCCTCAGCGCCTCTGTGGTGAGATATCTTAAGGGTTAACCCAAACTCCGTTGTAAATACGCTCGACCTCCGGAATCGTCCGCGCCGCCTGCTCCGCCCTGAATCTTTCATCCGCTGTTTTTACATGGCCGTTGAGATAGGCCGTGTCGCCGATAAAAGCCACGCTCACCCCCATAACGTTCCACCTGCCGAAGGCTTCATGGATGTCTGCCTCGACCTTTCTCCACCGGGCCTCGACTTCTTCATACGATTCGGCCGGTTTTTCCCGGGGAAGAAACATGGCGTCGTCCCTTTTCACGTACACCACCGACTTGAGTTTGTTTGAGCGAACGATCAGCCAATCGCCCTCCGAGCCGACGACGTTGAGCCTGGCTCCCGACCCAACCTCGTCCACGACGGAAGCCGAATTATTCGGCCGTGACCGCACCGAAGTTCGCCGGATGGTCTGATAGATTCCCGGTTCCGCAGGCCGCCGTACAAACGGCCTCTCGGAAACCTTTGCCTGTCGCTGAGCGCGTGATGAAGTTTGAGGTTTGCTTGGAGAAATCTTCGCGCTAGGTTTTGCGGGCTTCTCTTGATCTTCGCTGATCTCAGGAAGGTCGGATGAAGATTCCGGCGGCGGCGTTGTTGGCTCCTGAGTCTGCGGGCGCGGCTCCTCCTGCCGCGAAGCCACATCGGGCGCCTCCGTCGATCCGGGATAGAAAACCCATTTCCCGACGAAGAAGACAAAAAGTGCTGCGACGATCACGGCGGCCGTCGCCATCAGCGCCTGACGAGTCATAGTTCTAGCTACGCGACTCCAGTTTACCAGACTTTAACTGCTTCATCGCCGCTTCAAGCACCTCCTCACTAATCCACCGCTTCTTCCCAAGCTGGATGATGCGGCTCTCCGCTGACCCGAGATCGAGAAGCTCCCGCCGATGAGCTTCCAACACCAACTCGAGACTTCGGAGACAAGTGATGCCTTTTACCCGGGCGACTTCCCACGCCCGCTCGTCATCTATCAGCACCACGTCTGCATCAAGTTCTTCCGCAAGGGCTAATGCTTGAGACTCCCCTGCTCCGAGCCGCTCCGCCAGGTAAAGTTTCAATTTCGCGTCTTCCTTGACAGCGATTCACGTTGGCGGGGTTCTACCCAGTGGGCCAAGGAGCGAAGTTTTTTAAGAACGGATTCTCTCTGGATCTTTGGAATCTGTAGTTTAGGCCGCCTAACCACCCGCTCGTATTCGTCAAATATCTCAGGCGAAAGAAAGAGAGCGACTCGTTTATTAAACGCGAGTTCGAGAAGCAAGGCGGGGATGCCTCTATCTGAGATGAGGCCGGAAACCACCACATTGGTGTCATAGACCGCCTTGAGCATGCAAGATCAGGAGGCTAGCTTCTCTCTCCGTTCCTCCCGCGCCGCTCGTATCTCCGCGTTGATTTCGTCCAGACTGAGCTTCGCGACACCGGTTCGACGCGCCTCTTTGCGAATTTTTCTGAGCGCGACCGGTTCTTTTATCTTGAGAACGCTGCGCACGAAATCCTCATACCCGAGGATGACAGCAGCGGCCTCTCCTTTGCGGGAGACCACAAACCGCTCTTTATTTCCTCTTACCCTTTTTAGAATCTCCCCGAATTCCTTCCGCGCGACTAAAGCGGGTATTGTTTTCACTTTTAAGACACCTCGTGCCATTATCGTCTCCTTTTCAGTTTACACTTCTCAATACGAAATATATCAAGCTTGCCGCACTCTTACAAAGCCGGCGCAAGAGAAACCAATGCCTTCACCGAGGCTCGGAGATGACGTCCAGCAGCGCGGGGAGCTTTGTCCCTTTCCCCTTAGGGTGGACACCGAAGCCCTGCGCAACCTTGGGAAAATCTACCACCGGGTCCGCTCACGTGCATGCCGATGCCGGCGTTCTCGACCGGCCGCTTGCGGATGGCCAGCCTTTTAACGGAGGCCGGGTGTTGCCGACGAATAAGTTGCATGATTTTTTAAAGTTCTGGAAGTGAAAAAGCGGTAACGAAACGCCTTCGGCCGATTTAATACGACGGAGACGAGGATAAGCTGGTGCCCGGTGATGAAGGGGATACGGGTTGCTTCGGGCATTATACGATAACCGTATAGCCTTCAGGAGCAACCGGTCCGGCAAAGAAAACGTAGGTCATCTTTTGAGGATTTCGCTCGCCAAAGCCACGGTTTACTTCCACCAGGTCCCGGCGGTTGTGGCTATGATCCAACACACGGCCAAAAAGAGGGCCTCTAACCTTGTCAACTTCTGTGACCTCAACGAGAACCCACTCGTTGGGATATCGCTGCTCGATTTCTGCGATGGAAAGCGCTTCCCCAAATTTAGATTTCATGGCTTCAAAAATTATACCACGATATCTTCAAAGGCAAGGCGGCTCTGGGAAGACCTTTTTGCCTCTCAAGGCCCAGAGGCGTGATCACCTGAATCCTCTTTGTATTCTCCAAGCGCTAAGTCTTTTAATCTTCCCTCTCAGCGCCTCGGCAGTGAGATATCCGATTTCACCGCAGAGACACGGAGTTTGCAGAGAGTTAGTGGAGACGCGCGGCGTTTTTTCTGAGGTTCTCGACCTGCCTGAGTATCTCGTCCGCGTCGGCTGCCTCGGGGGCGAGTCTGAGATACGTCTCAAAGTCATCGATCGCTTGGGAAAAGTGTTCGAGCTTAAGATAGAGCAAGCCGCGGTCGCGGATCTCTTGGGGCGAAGTCGGATCGATGATCACCAGACGCTCGGCCGTGGAGAGGGCTTTGGGGAAATCTTCCCGGCGCAGATAGATCGCCTTCAAGTTGTTCAGCATCCGCTGGATAATGTCTCTAGTCGATACCGGCGCGAGAAAATCAGGGTGGAAGGCGACCTTGCCGCCGTAGAGACGGTCGAGCATTCCTTGCAGCTCATCGGCCGTGCGAACTTCGCCGTTGTCGAAAGGGTCAATTACAATCTCGCCTTCGTCGCCGACGTACTTGACCAGAAAATGACCCGGGAAACCGATACCGTGCAGTTTTAGCTCGACCCTTCTGGCTACCTCCATATATAGGACGGAGAGCGTGATCGGTATGCCTTTCCGGCGCTCGATGACGTCGTTCAAAAAGCTATTTCTGGGATCGTAATAATCGTCCCGGTTGCCGCGATAGCCTTCTTGGGTAAAGAGGACCTGATTGAGGCAGGCGATCAGACGATAGGGGCTGTTTTCTCCAGCCGAGCGGTCGCGAGCCACAGCCGCAAGCTGATCCATCCGCGAGAGATACGTCTCGATCCGCAGGTCCGGATAGGTTTCCTGAGCGATGGCCAGAGCCGCGCGCCCGAGGTCGATCTTGTCGTCCGGAAGCGCAACGGCCGCGCGAAAATTCCTGTGGCGATCGTCCGCCATTCAAATTTCCTCTCATTTAGCCGATCATTAACTAAAATTTTTCCGTTTACGTCATTTGGGATGAGATCGAATGTTGAGCAAGTAATAAATATCGCCCTCAATTCGAAAATAAAAACGCCAATCGCCGTTTACCCGAGCCTGCCAGATGTCTTGGGCCTCATCGTATTTCTTAGCACGAAGTGAGGGGTGGCGCATGTTTTGGAGCAAAAGAGCCGCTTGTTTTTGAAAGAGCTTTTGAATATGCGGTGGGGCTTTGGCATAACTCCGTAAGAACTGCGGAGCGTAGTCGAGACGCATTAGGCGGATTTCTTTTTGAGTTTCCTGACCTCTCGATGTAACGATCGAACCAAGGACTTAGCGGAGTTAAAGGGGCCGTAGGTTTTCCCCTCCTTGACCTCCTTGACGGCCTGGGCCAGCTCTCGATCAAGCATAGCCTTTGGCGCAAGAGTAATTTTTTTTCCCTCTACTGTCGCCTCTAGCAGATCTCCCACAGCCACCTCCGCCTTCTTCCGTATTTCAGCGGGCAGGG
Proteins encoded:
- a CDS encoding AbrB/MazE/SpoVT family DNA-binding domain-containing protein; this encodes MALVKVKEKYQVTLPAEIRKKAEVAVGDLLEATVEGKKITLAPKAMLDRELAQAVKEVKEGKTYGPFNSAKSLVRSLHREVRKLKKKSA
- a CDS encoding type II toxin-antitoxin system PemK/MazF family toxin; the encoded protein is MDPTIGAEIKKTRPAVIVSDDAIGILPLKVIVPITEWKERYAVAPWIVRLDPDGQNGLQKPSAADTFQVRSLAQERFVRRLGKLPDRVMDSIAKALAVVLSFDI
- a CDS encoding BON domain-containing protein; translation: MTRQALMATAAVIVAALFVFFVGKWVFYPGSTEAPDVASRQEEPRPQTQEPTTPPPESSSDLPEISEDQEKPAKPSAKISPSKPQTSSRAQRQAKVSERPFVRRPAEPGIYQTIRRTSVRSRPNNSASVVDEVGSGARLNVVGSEGDWLIVRSNKLKSVVYVKRDDAMFLPREKPAESYEEVEARWRKVEADIHEAFGRWNVMGVSVAFIGDTAYLNGHVKTADERFRAEQAARTIPEVERIYNGVWVNP
- a CDS encoding type II toxin-antitoxin system prevent-host-death family antitoxin, producing the protein MARGVLKVKTIPALVARKEFGEILKRVRGNKERFVVSRKGEAAAVILGYEDFVRSVLKIKEPVALRKIRKEARRTGVAKLSLDEINAEIRAAREERREKLAS
- a CDS encoding radical SAM protein, which produces MNPAQDRVIDKLRIVLIKPSKYDDDGYVIRFWRGVLPSNTLNVLHGLTEDVKQRRALGDIDLEVVTFDETAEKLPVKKIIRWSRRTGTKLLVCLVGVQTNQFPRAFDLAKRFRAHGIDVMMGGFHTSGTVSMLGDQEPDIQELFREGITAISGEVEGKWEGILADCLAGQLKPLYHYAGDLQNLVDIGDAPLPVTSPKTMKHFAQPAFGTADTSRGCPFACSFCTIINVQGRKMRERSPESIAAMARRNYHEHGVTFYFFTDDNFARKKLWRETFEAIIKLREEGIKISFMMQVDLAKKPKDFVALAAKAGCSQVFIGMESVNPENLKAEGKAQNKVEEYQGIIKEWHDAGIVVHTGYIIGLPWDTKEGVKRDAEYLMNVIQPDQASFFMLTPLPGSQDHKEMKQRGEWMDPDFNKRDSFHATIHHPHMNAEEWTRAYEDAWKAFYSKENMIRVLSRWSHKPRAYWNLMSVFFWYKNAALIEKEHPMIAGFFRLKDRTARRPGFAVDPLPVHMWKRSKEIARLFISWAKFFKEMEEVWLQTRKKSDREERWLEEIQRIQGEIWQSLKIAEWQQTYNNAKAALPAKAKALLDPFEELSSKVLVSRDDLNSFLRKWARLPKRLQKLRNRVGYDGEAARRLEEMSRIHNTAWAGRKIQEWQEAYTRLRKVLPSKFSLPQMKFDAFTNRAFYSRQDLQKFWAANVDHLKGMRLWKVRPWKLVKYLAKDFFISTSFASSFKSATRSQY
- a CDS encoding tetratricopeptide repeat protein gives rise to the protein MADDRHRNFRAAVALPDDKIDLGRAALAIAQETYPDLRIETYLSRMDQLAAVARDRSAGENSPYRLIACLNQVLFTQEGYRGNRDDYYDPRNSFLNDVIERRKGIPITLSVLYMEVARRVELKLHGIGFPGHFLVKYVGDEGEIVIDPFDNGEVRTADELQGMLDRLYGGKVAFHPDFLAPVSTRDIIQRMLNNLKAIYLRREDFPKALSTAERLVIIDPTSPQEIRDRGLLYLKLEHFSQAIDDFETYLRLAPEAADADEILRQVENLRKNAARLH